One window of Rhizobium leguminosarum genomic DNA carries:
- the trpB gene encoding tryptophan synthase subunit beta: MNETPKPNSFRSRPDEDGRFGIYGGRFVAETLMPLILDLQDEWDRAKNDPAFQAELKHLGAHYIGRPSPLYFAERLTAELGGAKIYFKREELNHTGSHKINNCIGQILLAKRMGKTRIIAETGAGQHGVASATVAARFGLPCVVYMGATDVERQAPNVFRMKLLGAEVKPVTAGSGTLKDAMNEALRDWVTNVEDTYYLIGTAAGPHPYPEMVRDFQSVIGIEAKEQMLAAEGRLPDLVIAAVGGGSNAIGIFHPFLDDPTVKIVGVEAGGKGLQGDEHCASITAGSPGVLHGNRTYLLQDGDGQIKEGHSISAGLDYPGIGPEHSWLNDTGRVDYVPIMDHEALEAFQTLTRLEGIIPALEPSHAIAEVIKRAPKMGKDEIILMNLSGRGDKDIFTVGKILGMGL, from the coding sequence GTGAACGAGACGCCTAAACCGAATTCCTTCCGCTCCCGCCCCGATGAAGATGGCCGCTTCGGCATTTATGGCGGTCGTTTCGTTGCCGAAACGTTGATGCCGCTGATCCTCGATCTGCAGGACGAGTGGGACAGGGCGAAGAACGATCCGGCATTCCAGGCCGAATTGAAGCATCTCGGCGCCCATTATATCGGTCGCCCGAGCCCGCTCTATTTTGCCGAGCGGCTAACGGCCGAACTCGGCGGCGCGAAGATCTATTTCAAGCGCGAGGAGCTGAACCACACCGGTTCGCACAAGATCAACAACTGCATCGGCCAGATCCTGCTCGCCAAGCGCATGGGTAAGACCCGCATCATCGCCGAAACCGGCGCCGGCCAGCACGGCGTTGCCTCCGCCACGGTTGCCGCGCGCTTCGGCCTTCCCTGCGTCGTCTATATGGGCGCCACCGACGTCGAGCGTCAGGCACCGAACGTGTTCCGCATGAAGCTGCTCGGTGCCGAGGTCAAACCGGTCACCGCGGGCAGCGGCACGCTGAAGGACGCCATGAACGAGGCGCTTCGCGACTGGGTCACCAATGTCGAGGATACCTATTACCTGATCGGAACGGCGGCCGGTCCGCATCCCTATCCGGAGATGGTCCGCGATTTCCAGTCGGTGATTGGCATCGAAGCGAAAGAGCAGATGCTGGCAGCCGAAGGCCGCCTGCCGGATCTCGTCATCGCTGCCGTCGGCGGCGGTTCGAACGCGATCGGCATTTTCCATCCTTTCCTGGATGATCCCACCGTCAAGATCGTCGGCGTCGAAGCCGGCGGCAAAGGCCTGCAGGGCGACGAACATTGCGCGTCGATCACCGCCGGTTCGCCGGGCGTGCTGCATGGCAACCGCACCTATCTGCTGCAGGATGGCGACGGCCAGATCAAGGAAGGCCATTCGATTTCGGCCGGTCTCGATTATCCCGGCATCGGCCCGGAACATTCCTGGCTGAACGATACCGGCCGCGTCGACTATGTGCCGATCATGGATCACGAAGCGCTGGAGGCTTTCCAGACTCTGACCCGCCTCGAAGGCATCATCCCGGCGCTCGAGCCCTCGCACGCCATTGCCGAGGTGATCAAGCGCGCGCCGAAGATGGGCAAGGACGAGATCATCCTGATGAACCTCTCCGGCCGCGGCGACAAGGATATCTTCACCGTCGGCAAGATTCTGGGAATGGGACTGTAA
- a CDS encoding phosphoribosylanthranilate isomerase — translation MKPDIKICGLTTPDAVDRALKRGATHIGFIFFEKSPRYIEPDLAAKLAEPARGKAKIVAVVVDPTNDELDEIVSLLKPDILQLHGNESPEHVLTIKALYGLPVMKVFSVRTADDLKRVEAYIGIADRFLFDAKAPKGSELPGGNGVSFDWSLLSWLDGSIDYMLSGGLNKNNVADALANTKARGIDVSSGVETAPGVKSVAMIDEFFDAVEEANAPVMASGS, via the coding sequence ATGAAACCGGATATCAAAATCTGCGGCTTGACGACGCCCGACGCTGTCGATCGCGCACTGAAGCGCGGCGCGACCCATATCGGTTTTATTTTCTTCGAAAAGAGCCCACGTTATATTGAGCCGGACCTGGCGGCAAAGCTTGCCGAACCGGCGCGCGGCAAGGCGAAGATCGTCGCCGTCGTCGTCGATCCCACCAATGACGAACTGGACGAGATCGTCTCGCTGTTGAAGCCGGATATTCTGCAGCTGCACGGCAACGAGAGCCCCGAACATGTGCTGACCATAAAGGCGCTCTATGGTCTGCCTGTCATGAAGGTGTTTTCGGTGCGCACGGCCGATGATCTGAAGCGCGTCGAGGCCTATATCGGCATCGCCGATCGGTTCCTCTTCGATGCAAAAGCGCCGAAGGGTTCCGAATTGCCGGGTGGTAATGGCGTTTCCTTCGACTGGAGCCTTCTTAGCTGGCTCGACGGCAGCATCGACTACATGCTCTCTGGCGGGCTGAACAAGAACAATGTCGCGGATGCGCTGGCGAACACCAAGGCACGTGGTATCGACGTCTCCTCGGGTGTCGAAACCGCGCCTGGTGTGAAGAGCGTCGCAATGATCGATGAATTTTTCGATGCGGTCGAAGAGGCGAATGCGCCTGTCATGGCCTCAGGGAGTTGA
- a CDS encoding M48 family metallopeptidase encodes MFSLLKTRPKARKPAPPETRTLDVAGRLMPLTIKQHDRATRITLRIEPGGRALKMTVPKGLAAREVNAFLDRHQGWLLTKLAKFSTDAGLRDGGEILFRGVSHRIQHTGSLRGLTEAVLIDGRPVLRVSGMAEHVGRRIAAFLKKEARADLVRLATMHAGTIRAPIRSISMKDTRSRWGSCSSEGNLSFSWRIVMAPPSVIDYLAAHEVAHLREMNHGLHFWALCRTLCPGMEEAKSWLKRHGSQLHAIDFD; translated from the coding sequence ATGTTCTCGCTTCTGAAGACAAGGCCGAAAGCCCGGAAACCGGCTCCGCCCGAAACGCGGACGCTTGATGTGGCTGGCCGGCTCATGCCGCTGACCATCAAGCAGCATGACCGGGCGACGCGCATCACCTTGCGCATAGAGCCGGGCGGCCGGGCTTTGAAGATGACGGTGCCGAAAGGTCTTGCGGCGCGCGAGGTCAACGCATTTCTCGATCGGCACCAGGGATGGCTGCTCACCAAACTTGCCAAGTTTTCGACCGATGCCGGCCTGCGCGACGGCGGCGAAATTCTCTTTCGCGGCGTGTCCCATCGCATCCAGCATACCGGCAGCTTGCGTGGGCTGACGGAAGCGGTTTTGATAGACGGCAGACCGGTGCTGCGCGTCAGCGGAATGGCGGAACATGTCGGACGGCGCATCGCGGCCTTTCTCAAGAAAGAGGCGCGCGCCGACCTCGTAAGACTGGCGACGATGCATGCCGGAACGATCCGAGCGCCGATCCGCTCGATCTCGATGAAGGATACGCGCAGCCGCTGGGGCTCGTGTTCGTCGGAGGGAAATCTGAGTTTTTCCTGGCGCATCGTCATGGCGCCGCCTTCGGTGATCGATTATCTCGCCGCCCATGAGGTCGCCCACCTCAGGGAAATGAATCATGGCCTGCACTTCTGGGCGCTCTGCCGCACGCTTTGCCCGGGTATGGAGGAGGCAAAATCCTGGCTGAAGCGGCATGGCAGCCAGCTGCATGCCATCGATTTCGATTAG
- a CDS encoding DUF2852 domain-containing protein — MNQSALLRPDWTPATIALMILGFMVFWPLGLAMLAYIIFGDRLRGFKRDVNQATDGFFASCRRPNGRHRPHFSTGNVAFDDWRKAEIDRIEEERRKLDEMREEFDAYMRELRRAKDQEEFDRFMRDRRNAKRDDNGPVAEYQTP; from the coding sequence ATGAACCAGTCAGCATTGCTTCGACCGGATTGGACTCCGGCTACCATTGCCCTGATGATTCTCGGCTTCATGGTTTTCTGGCCTCTGGGTCTTGCCATGCTTGCCTACATCATCTTCGGCGACCGTCTGCGCGGCTTCAAGCGTGACGTCAACCAGGCGACCGATGGCTTCTTTGCCTCCTGCCGCCGTCCGAACGGCCGTCACCGCCCGCACTTCTCGACCGGCAACGTCGCCTTCGACGACTGGCGCAAGGCCGAGATCGACCGGATCGAGGAAGAGCGCCGCAAGCTCGACGAAATGCGCGAGGAATTCGACGCCTACATGCGCGAACTTCGCCGCGCCAAGGACCAGGAAGAGTTCGATCGCTTCATGCGTGACCGCAGGAACGCCAAGCGTGACGACAACGGCCCGGTCGCTGAATACCAGACGCCGTGA
- a CDS encoding polyhydroxyalkanoate depolymerase: protein MFYQLYELNHAAMAPFRAAADIMRFAYANPLNPFSHTPLGRTMAASLEMFERTTRRYGKPEFGLKQTAIGDQTVSVREEIVWSRPFCNLLHFARNDPRAHGNDPRILIVAPMSGHYATLLRGTVEALLPSADVYITDWIDARMVPMTEGRFDFDDYVDYVIEMLHFLGHDTHVIAVCQPSVPVLAAAAVMEEANDPLSPASITLMGGPIDTRINPTAVNKLAQERSLQWFSDNVIMNVPWPQPGFMRPVYPGFLQLSGFMSMNLDRHLVAHKEFFMHLVKNDGEPERHRDFYDEYLAVMDLTAEFYLQTVEQVFIKHSLPKGELMHRGKRVDPAAIRKVALLTVEGENDDISGVGQTEAAQTICVNIPEDMRMHYLQPDVGHYGVFNGSRFRREIAPRIINFVREHSRSVTKTPVRRVIKGGRTA from the coding sequence TTGTTTTATCAGCTTTATGAATTGAACCATGCCGCCATGGCGCCGTTTCGCGCCGCGGCCGATATCATGCGGTTTGCCTATGCCAATCCGCTCAATCCGTTTTCCCATACGCCGCTCGGCCGGACGATGGCGGCCAGTCTCGAAATGTTCGAACGCACGACCCGACGCTATGGCAAGCCGGAATTCGGGCTGAAGCAGACGGCGATCGGCGATCAGACGGTTTCCGTCCGTGAAGAGATCGTCTGGTCGCGGCCCTTCTGCAATCTCCTGCATTTCGCCCGCAACGATCCGCGTGCCCACGGCAATGATCCGCGCATCCTGATCGTCGCACCGATGTCCGGCCATTACGCCACGCTGTTGCGTGGCACGGTGGAGGCGCTGCTGCCGAGCGCCGATGTCTACATCACCGACTGGATCGACGCTCGCATGGTGCCGATGACCGAAGGCAGGTTCGATTTCGACGATTACGTCGATTACGTCATCGAGATGCTACATTTCCTCGGTCACGACACGCATGTCATCGCCGTCTGTCAGCCTTCCGTTCCGGTGCTGGCCGCCGCTGCGGTGATGGAGGAAGCCAATGATCCGCTTTCACCAGCGTCGATCACGTTGATGGGCGGCCCGATCGACACGCGCATCAACCCGACGGCGGTCAACAAGCTCGCCCAGGAGCGGTCGCTGCAGTGGTTCTCCGACAATGTCATCATGAACGTGCCCTGGCCGCAGCCGGGCTTCATGCGCCCGGTCTATCCAGGATTTCTGCAGCTTTCGGGCTTTATGTCGATGAATCTCGACCGTCATCTCGTCGCCCACAAGGAATTCTTCATGCATCTCGTGAAGAACGACGGCGAACCGGAAAGACATCGGGATTTCTACGACGAATATCTCGCCGTCATGGATCTCACCGCCGAATTCTACCTGCAGACGGTCGAGCAGGTCTTCATCAAGCATTCCCTGCCGAAGGGCGAACTGATGCATCGCGGCAAACGCGTCGATCCGGCGGCGATTCGCAAAGTGGCGCTTCTGACCGTCGAAGGTGAGAATGACGATATCTCCGGGGTCGGCCAGACAGAGGCGGCGCAGACGATCTGCGTGAACATTCCTGAAGATATGCGCATGCACTATCTGCAGCCGGATGTCGGCCATTATGGTGTTTTCAACGGCTCGCGGTTCCGCCGCGAGATCGCGCCGCGCATCATCAATTTTGTCCGGGAGCATTCCCGTTCTGTCACAAAGACCCCGGTCCGCCGGGTCATCAAGGGCGGCCGCACTGCCTGA
- a CDS encoding fumarylacetoacetate hydrolase family protein yields MKLMRVGEAGNEKPALLDADGKIRDLSGHVADIGGEVITPAGLARIAAIDPKSLPELAPGRIGACVAGTGKFICIGLNYSDHAAETGATVPPEPIIFMKATSAIVGPNDDVIIPRGSEKTDWEVELGVVIGKTAKYVTEAEALDYVAGYCVSNDVSERAFQTERSGQWTKGKSCDTFGPIGPWLVTKDEIPQPQNLGMWLTVNGQKMQNGSSKTMVYGVAFLVSYLSQFMSLHPGDVISTGTPPGVGMGLKPPRYLKAGDVVELGIEGLGTQKQTFIADR; encoded by the coding sequence ATGAAGCTCATGCGTGTTGGCGAAGCAGGCAATGAAAAACCCGCGCTTCTCGATGCCGATGGCAAGATCCGCGATCTGTCCGGTCACGTCGCCGATATCGGCGGCGAGGTGATCACGCCGGCAGGCCTGGCAAGGATAGCGGCGATCGATCCGAAGAGCCTTCCGGAACTTGCCCCCGGCCGCATCGGCGCCTGCGTCGCCGGCACCGGCAAATTCATCTGCATCGGCTTGAATTATTCGGATCATGCTGCCGAAACCGGCGCCACCGTTCCGCCCGAGCCGATCATCTTCATGAAAGCAACATCGGCCATCGTCGGACCGAACGACGATGTCATCATTCCCCGCGGTTCGGAAAAGACCGATTGGGAAGTCGAACTGGGCGTCGTCATCGGCAAGACTGCCAAATATGTAACGGAAGCCGAAGCGCTGGATTACGTCGCCGGTTATTGCGTCTCCAATGACGTGTCCGAGCGCGCTTTCCAGACCGAGCGGTCCGGGCAATGGACGAAGGGCAAATCCTGCGACACCTTTGGCCCGATCGGCCCATGGCTCGTTACCAAGGACGAAATTCCGCAGCCGCAGAACCTCGGCATGTGGCTGACGGTCAACGGCCAGAAGATGCAGAACGGCTCATCGAAGACGATGGTGTACGGCGTTGCTTTCCTCGTCTCCTACCTCAGCCAGTTCATGTCGCTGCATCCTGGTGACGTGATCTCGACCGGCACGCCTCCCGGCGTCGGCATGGGCCTCAAGCCGCCGCGTTATCTCAAGGCCGGCGACGTGGTCGAACTCGGCATCGAAGGTCTCGGCACGCAGAAGCAGACCTTTATAGCGGATCGTTAA
- a CDS encoding DUF2218 domain-containing protein yields MHLSQAVVRTEHASRYLQQLCKHWSHKFSVDFDPHRGRVPFSETAEVTFTADDAALTMILSVTDPAQQARMQGVIDDHLKRFAFREELDIVWTD; encoded by the coding sequence ATGCACCTCTCCCAGGCCGTCGTGCGCACCGAACATGCAAGCCGCTATCTGCAGCAGCTCTGCAAACACTGGAGCCATAAATTCAGCGTCGATTTCGACCCGCACAGGGGTCGGGTGCCGTTCAGCGAGACGGCCGAGGTAACGTTCACCGCCGACGATGCGGCGCTGACCATGATACTTTCCGTCACCGATCCCGCACAGCAGGCAAGGATGCAGGGCGTCATCGACGATCATCTGAAGCGCTTTGCCTTCCGCGAGGAACTCGACATCGTCTGGACGGACTGA
- a CDS encoding nitroreductase family protein, which yields MTKSNSRESQYPIDPMFLDRWSPRAFTGEIIEEAQLLNLLDAAHWAPSSSNHQPWRFIYALKGSEHWEKFGALLVDANQEWARNASALIFVVSRAFTGAAGSAEEKPSYTHSFDAGAAGGHLALQARLSGFYAHGMGGIKHEEISKTFGIPEGYRVEAGVAVGRLADKSVLSERNQAREFPSQRKPLSEVAFNGRFVAN from the coding sequence ATGACAAAAAGCAACAGCCGCGAATCCCAATATCCAATCGATCCGATGTTTCTCGACCGCTGGTCGCCCCGCGCCTTCACCGGCGAAATCATCGAGGAGGCGCAGCTGCTGAACCTGCTCGACGCCGCCCATTGGGCGCCCTCCTCGTCCAATCACCAACCCTGGCGCTTCATCTATGCGCTTAAGGGTTCTGAGCATTGGGAGAAATTCGGGGCATTGCTCGTCGATGCCAATCAGGAATGGGCGAGGAATGCGTCGGCGCTGATCTTCGTCGTGTCGCGCGCCTTCACCGGCGCTGCCGGCTCTGCTGAGGAAAAGCCGAGCTACACCCATTCCTTCGATGCAGGGGCTGCAGGGGGGCATCTGGCGCTTCAGGCCCGTCTCTCCGGGTTCTATGCCCATGGCATGGGCGGCATCAAACACGAGGAAATCAGCAAGACGTTTGGCATTCCCGAGGGCTACCGGGTCGAGGCCGGCGTTGCCGTCGGCCGCCTGGCCGACAAGAGCGTTCTTTCTGAGCGCAATCAAGCGCGCGAATTCCCCAGCCAGCGCAAGCCGCTCTCCGAAGTCGCCTTCAACGGCCGTTTCGTTGCAAATTGA
- the gyrB gene encoding DNA topoisomerase (ATP-hydrolyzing) subunit B yields the protein MSDTSATDNGVSTEYGADSIKVLKGLDAVRKRPGMYIGDTDDGSGLHHMVYEVVDNAIDEALAGHADIVTVTLNPDGSVTVTDNGRGIPTDIHTGEGVSAAEVIMTQLHAGGKFDQNSYKVSGGLHGVGVSVVNALSVWLKLKIRRHDKIHEMSFTHGVADAPLKVTGEAPNETGTEVSFMPSTDTFTMTEFDYGTLEHRLRELAFLNSGVRILLTDKRHSDIKQEELRYDGGLEAFVAYLDRAKKSLVDKPVAIHGEKDGITVEVAMWWNDSYHENVLCFTNNIPQRDGGTHMAGFRAALTRQVVSYADSSGITKREKVTLQGEDCREGLTAVLSVKVPDPKFSSQTKDKLVSSEVRPVVESLVNEALNTWFEEHPSEAKILVGKVVEAAAAREAARKARELTRRKGALDIASLPGKLADCSERDPTKSEVFLVEGDSAGGSAKQGRSRENQAILPLRGKILNVERARFDKMLSSQEIGTLITALGTGIGKDEFNVEKLRYHKIIIMTDADVDGAHIRTLLLTFFFRQMPELIERGHLYIAQPPLYKVSRGKSVQYLKDEKALEEYLISQGLEDAALKLGSGEVRTGQDLREVILDALRMRALLDNLHSRYNRAVIEQAAIAGALNAELVSDRARAQALTSEVASRLDIIAEETERGWQGDLASDGGLRLERMVRGVREIVVLDMALIGSSDARHIDQLTSRLKEIYQTPPSLHRREGDIEISGPRALLDAIFATGRKGLTMQRYKGLGEMNAEQLWETTLDPNVRSLLQVKVPDATDADGLFARLMGDEVEPRREFIQDNALSVANLDI from the coding sequence ATGAGCGATACATCCGCGACGGACAACGGCGTAAGCACCGAATATGGCGCAGATTCCATCAAGGTTCTGAAGGGCCTCGATGCCGTGCGCAAACGTCCCGGCATGTATATCGGCGATACCGACGATGGCTCCGGCCTTCATCACATGGTCTATGAGGTCGTCGACAACGCGATCGATGAAGCGCTTGCCGGCCATGCCGATATCGTCACTGTCACCCTCAATCCGGATGGCTCGGTGACCGTCACCGATAACGGCCGCGGTATCCCGACGGACATTCATACCGGCGAAGGCGTGTCGGCGGCCGAAGTCATCATGACGCAGCTCCATGCCGGCGGCAAGTTCGACCAGAATTCCTACAAGGTCTCCGGCGGCCTGCACGGCGTCGGCGTCTCCGTCGTCAACGCGCTGTCCGTCTGGCTGAAGCTGAAGATCCGCCGCCACGACAAGATCCATGAAATGAGCTTCACCCATGGCGTGGCCGATGCTCCGCTCAAGGTCACCGGCGAAGCACCCAACGAGACCGGCACGGAAGTGAGCTTCATGCCGAGCACCGACACCTTTACCATGACGGAGTTCGACTACGGCACGCTCGAGCATCGTCTTCGTGAACTCGCCTTCCTGAACTCAGGCGTACGCATCCTGCTGACCGACAAGCGCCATTCCGATATCAAGCAGGAAGAGCTGCGTTATGACGGCGGCCTCGAGGCTTTTGTTGCCTATCTCGACCGCGCCAAGAAGTCGCTGGTCGATAAACCGGTTGCCATCCATGGCGAAAAGGACGGCATTACCGTCGAAGTGGCGATGTGGTGGAACGACAGCTATCACGAAAACGTGCTCTGCTTCACCAACAACATTCCGCAGCGCGACGGCGGCACGCATATGGCCGGGTTCCGGGCAGCCTTGACGCGCCAGGTCGTATCCTACGCCGACAGTTCCGGCATCACCAAAAGGGAAAAGGTGACGCTGCAGGGCGAGGATTGCCGCGAAGGGCTGACGGCGGTCCTCTCGGTCAAGGTGCCTGATCCGAAATTCTCGTCGCAGACCAAGGATAAGCTGGTTTCCTCGGAAGTCCGCCCTGTTGTCGAAAGTCTCGTCAACGAGGCGTTGAACACCTGGTTCGAGGAGCATCCGAGCGAAGCCAAGATTCTCGTCGGCAAGGTCGTCGAGGCAGCCGCCGCACGCGAAGCGGCCCGCAAGGCCCGCGAATTGACCCGCCGCAAGGGCGCACTCGACATCGCTTCGCTGCCCGGCAAGCTCGCCGACTGCTCAGAGCGTGATCCGACAAAATCCGAAGTCTTCCTCGTCGAAGGTGATTCTGCTGGCGGCTCGGCCAAGCAGGGCCGCTCGCGCGAAAACCAGGCGATCCTGCCGTTGCGCGGCAAGATCCTGAATGTCGAACGTGCGCGTTTCGACAAGATGCTGTCGAGCCAGGAAATCGGCACGCTGATCACCGCGCTCGGTACCGGCATCGGCAAGGACGAGTTCAACGTCGAAAAGCTGCGCTATCACAAGATCATCATCATGACGGACGCTGACGTCGACGGCGCCCACATCCGCACCCTGCTGCTGACCTTCTTCTTCCGCCAGATGCCGGAACTGATCGAGCGCGGCCATCTCTATATCGCCCAGCCGCCGCTCTATAAGGTCTCGCGCGGCAAGTCGGTGCAGTATCTGAAGGATGAAAAGGCGCTCGAGGAATACCTCATCAGCCAGGGCCTGGAAGATGCCGCGCTGAAACTCGGCAGCGGTGAGGTCCGCACCGGCCAGGATCTGCGCGAGGTCATCCTCGACGCGCTGCGCATGCGCGCCTTGCTCGACAATCTCCACTCGCGTTACAATCGCGCCGTCATCGAACAGGCGGCAATCGCCGGTGCCCTCAATGCGGAACTCGTCAGCGACCGCGCAAGAGCGCAGGCATTGACGAGCGAGGTCGCAAGCCGTCTCGACATCATCGCCGAGGAAACCGAACGCGGCTGGCAGGGCGATCTGGCCAGCGATGGCGGTCTGCGCCTCGAACGCATGGTCCGCGGCGTCAGGGAAATCGTCGTGCTCGATATGGCGCTGATCGGTTCCTCGGACGCCCGTCACATCGACCAGTTGACGTCACGTCTCAAGGAAATCTATCAGACGCCGCCGTCGCTGCATCGACGCGAGGGCGACATCGAGATCTCAGGCCCGCGTGCCTTGCTCGACGCAATCTTCGCAACCGGCCGCAAGGGCCTGACCATGCAGCGTTATAAGGGTCTCGGCGAGATGAATGCCGAACAGCTCTGGGAAACGACGCTCGATCCGAACGTCCGTTCGCTGCTGCAGGTCAAGGTCCCCGACGCCACTGATGCCGACGGTCTCTTCGCCCGGTTGATGGGTGATGAAGTCGAGCCGCGGCGCGAATTCATCCAGGACAACGCGCTAAGCGTCGCAAACCTCGATATCTGA
- a CDS encoding helix-turn-helix domain-containing protein — translation MTPFGEAVRRLRARKGVSQKEMAEALNVSPAYLSALEHGKRGLPTFDLLQRIAGYFNIIWDEAEELFLLAGSSDPRVVIDTSGLPPEYTEFANRLARRIRNLDSAEIGRLSTLLENDGKGDGKAS, via the coding sequence ATGACACCCTTTGGAGAGGCGGTTCGCAGGCTGAGAGCGCGCAAGGGTGTCTCGCAGAAGGAGATGGCGGAAGCGTTGAATGTCTCTCCCGCCTATCTCTCGGCGCTCGAACATGGAAAGCGTGGTTTACCGACATTCGATCTGCTGCAGCGCATCGCCGGCTATTTCAACATCATCTGGGATGAAGCCGAGGAACTGTTTCTGCTCGCCGGCTCGTCCGACCCGCGCGTCGTGATCGACACCTCCGGCCTGCCTCCGGAATATACCGAATTTGCCAACCGGCTGGCGCGGCGGATTCGCAACCTTGACAGTGCAGAGATAGGCCGGTTATCGACTCTTCTCGAAAATGACGGCAAAGGCGACGGAAAAGCGTCATAA
- a CDS encoding Smr/MutS family protein, translated as MAKDRKLSADERILWGKVARSTRPMPGKAGDLTELDAFLAEAEAASEREQQKQTLTPAMPPQPTVPSTSKPPAGVHHPLEKPVKRKIAKGRLALEARIDLHGLVQSEAHVILLDFLIRAHERGMRHVLVITGKGSSMGSAGALKRAVPLWFSKPEFRYLISSYKSAAQHHGGEGALYIRLSRRHGERP; from the coding sequence ATGGCCAAGGATCGCAAACTCAGTGCGGATGAGAGGATCCTCTGGGGCAAGGTTGCCCGCAGCACGCGACCGATGCCCGGCAAGGCGGGTGATTTGACCGAGCTCGATGCGTTTCTTGCCGAAGCCGAAGCGGCGTCCGAACGGGAACAGCAAAAACAGACACTCACCCCGGCCATGCCGCCGCAGCCGACGGTACCATCGACGTCGAAACCGCCGGCCGGGGTACATCATCCGCTGGAAAAGCCGGTCAAGCGCAAGATCGCCAAGGGCCGGCTGGCGCTCGAAGCGCGGATTGACCTGCATGGGCTGGTGCAGAGCGAGGCTCATGTCATTCTTCTCGATTTCCTGATCCGCGCCCACGAGCGCGGCATGCGTCATGTCTTGGTCATCACCGGTAAAGGCAGCTCCATGGGCAGCGCCGGCGCGCTGAAGCGGGCCGTTCCCCTCTGGTTCTCGAAGCCGGAATTCCGCTACCTGATCTCGTCCTATAAGTCGGCCGCACAGCATCATGGCGGTGAGGGCGCGCTCTACATTCGCCTGTCGCGGCGGCATGGGGAAAGACCATGA
- the mltA gene encoding murein transglycosylase A — translation MSDRASDFVLQAINFDNLEGWKDDDPSGLFEVMRSCRRQITDVKPYRTGSLGLSSEDLLPLLVAAEDFTPSSPSSARAFFETHCRPFLIRRNDGNSGFVTAFYEPDIEVSERPDEVFRFPFYRRPDDLVDLDDSNRPAGLDRSYTFGRLHDGRIAAYPDRCAIDRGFLEGRGLEIAWAKSKVDVFFVHVQGAARLRYSDGRIGRITYAAKAGHPFSAVGKLLIDRGEIARADISMQTIRAWLARNPERVDEVLWHNRSYIFFRETPSRAMSLRTADPEAGPIAAAKVPLLAGRSLAVDRMIHTFGFPFFIRAESLTHLDTHLDQGRPFRRLMLALDTGSAIVGPARGDIFTGSGDMAGERAGTVRNDADFAILIPKAAAGRFD, via the coding sequence ATGAGTGACCGCGCATCGGACTTCGTCCTGCAGGCCATAAACTTCGACAATTTGGAAGGCTGGAAGGATGATGATCCCTCCGGCCTTTTTGAAGTCATGCGAAGCTGCCGGCGGCAGATCACCGATGTCAAACCCTATCGCACCGGTTCGCTCGGCCTGAGCTCGGAAGACCTGCTTCCGCTTCTGGTGGCCGCCGAAGATTTCACGCCGTCATCGCCATCATCGGCGCGCGCCTTTTTCGAGACGCATTGTCGGCCCTTCCTGATCCGCCGCAACGATGGCAATTCCGGCTTCGTCACCGCGTTCTACGAACCTGATATCGAGGTGTCGGAGCGGCCGGACGAGGTTTTCCGTTTCCCTTTCTACCGGCGCCCGGACGATCTGGTCGATCTCGACGACAGTAATCGCCCCGCCGGGCTCGACAGATCCTATACATTCGGCCGTCTGCATGACGGCCGCATCGCTGCCTATCCGGACCGCTGCGCCATCGATCGAGGTTTCCTCGAAGGCCGCGGTCTCGAAATCGCCTGGGCGAAGTCGAAGGTCGATGTCTTCTTCGTGCATGTGCAGGGTGCGGCCCGCTTGCGCTACAGCGATGGCCGTATCGGCCGCATCACCTATGCGGCGAAGGCTGGCCATCCCTTCTCGGCGGTCGGCAAGCTGCTGATCGACCGAGGCGAGATTGCTCGCGCCGACATCTCGATGCAGACGATCCGTGCCTGGCTGGCGCGCAATCCCGAGCGAGTCGACGAGGTGTTGTGGCATAATCGCTCTTATATCTTCTTCCGCGAGACGCCCTCGCGGGCCATGAGCCTGCGAACCGCCGATCCTGAGGCAGGTCCGATCGCAGCCGCCAAGGTGCCGCTTCTCGCCGGGCGCTCGCTTGCTGTCGACCGGATGATCCATACGTTCGGCTTTCCCTTTTTCATCCGCGCCGAAAGCCTGACCCATCTCGACACCCATCTCGACCAGGGTCGGCCCTTCCGCCGGTTGATGCTGGCGCTCGATACCGGCTCGGCAATCGTCGGGCCGGCACGCGGCGATATCTTCACCGGCTCGGGGGATATGGCAGGAGAAAGGGCCGGCACCGTCCGCAACGACGCTGATTTCGCTATCCTTATTCCCAAGGCCGCCGCCGGAAGATTCGACTGA